GTCCGAGATGTCCAGCATTCACACACTATGCAACGAGGAAGGGCGAGACGGTGGGAACCTTCGACCATAACATGGCATCGGCTCCCAGTTTCGCTGCTGAGCCGCGGTTTCCTCCTGACAGTGAAAGCGGTGGGCTGCCTCTGCCGCGACGCTCTGCGCCCCTACCTCCGCCGCGCCCCACTGGCCGGGACCCCGCGAGGTCCCTTGGAGCCCCGGCTAGCGTCTGGGCCACCTTGCCCTCGCCATACCTGCCGACCATGCCGGCGGCCACGCGGACGCAGGCTACGGAAAAAGCTCGACAGGCGGTCGTCGAGTGAGGCTCCGCGTGCTACCCTGCCCGGGGACGGCTGGGGCGGGGGGCGAGCTGCGTGGCAGTGATCGAGACCCGGCATCTGAGCAAGTACTACGGGGGTCGCCGCGGCGTCGAGGATGTCTCGCTGGAGGTGGAGCCCGGCGAGATCTTCGGTTTCCTCGGGCCCAACGGCGCCGGGAAGACCACCACCATCCGGCTCCTGTTGGGCTTCCTGCGCCCCAGCGGGGGCGAGGCGCGCCTCTTCGGGCTGGAGACGCGCCGTCACGGCCTGGAGATCCGGCGCCGCACCGGCTACCTGCCCAGCGACGTCAGCCTCTATCCGAACCTGCGCGGCCGCGAGCTGGTCGAGTTCACGCTGGCGACGCGGGGGTTGCGCGCCGGCAGGCGGGTGGAGGAGCTGAGCAGCCGCCTCGATGTGGACCTCGGGCTTCCGGTCAAGCAGCTCTCGCGCGGCATGCGCCAGAAGGTGGCGCTCGTCGCCGCGCTGGCCCACGAACCCGAGCTGATCCTCCTGGACGAGCCGGATACGGGGCTCGACCCCCTGATGCAGCGGACGCTGGAGGAGCTCCTGCGGGAGGAAGTGGCGCGCGGTCGGACGGTCTTCC
This portion of the Bacillota bacterium genome encodes:
- a CDS encoding ABC transporter ATP-binding protein; this translates as MAVIETRHLSKYYGGRRGVEDVSLEVEPGEIFGFLGPNGAGKTTTIRLLLGFLRPSGGEARLFGLETRRHGLEIRRRTGYLPSDVSLYPNLRGRELVEFTLATRGLRAGRRVEELSSRLDVDLGLPVKQLSRGMRQKVALVAALAHEPELILLDEPDTGLDPLMQRTLEELLREEVARGRTVFLSSHHLAQVEALCHRVAVIREGRVVAVDEVASLRRMRLKRVQASFAQEPPSLEGLEGVRDVRREGRRLVFHVSGDLRPVLRRLAESELSDLSVEEPSLEEVFLAYFSGAEGGGRP